The following coding sequences are from one Gossypium raimondii isolate GPD5lz chromosome 4, ASM2569854v1, whole genome shotgun sequence window:
- the LOC105780257 gene encoding hsp70 nucleotide exchange factor fes1: MAKDGPNWDGLLKWSIANSDGTRPTRNLSEEDKRWFMEAMQSQTVDVIKRMKEITMVMQTPEQVLEAQGVTAADIEDMLDELQEHVESIDMANDLHSIGGLVPLLGYLKNSHANIRAKAAEVVSTIVQNNPRSQQLVMEANGLEPLLSNFASDPDVTVRTKALGAISSLIRHNKPGIAAFRLANGYAALRDAVGADSARFQRKALNLIQYLLHENHSDCNVVNELGLPRVMLHLASSEDAEVREAALRGLLEIARDKTGGSNGGLGEEDEKLKQILEERIKGISLMSPEDLGAAREERQLVDCLWSTCYKEPSSLREKGLLSLPGEDDPPPDVASKHFEPPLRGWAANHTGDSKPSVKKQEAPLLLGPIPPN; this comes from the exons ATGGCCAAAGACGGACCCAACTGGGATGGATTGCTGAAGTGGAGCATTGCTAACTCTGATGGAACTCGACCTACTCGTAATTTAAG TGAGGAAGATAAAAGATGGTTTATGGAAGCAATGCAATCGCAGACCGTTGATGTGATTAAGCGAATGAAAGAGATAACTATGGTTATGCAAACTCCAGAGCAGGTTTTGGAAGCTCAAGGAGTTACAGCTGCTGATATCGAAG ATATGTTGGATGAGTTGCAAGAGCACGTTGAGTCTATTGACATGGCAAATG ATCTACACTCAATTGGTGGTTTAGTCCCTCTCCTTGGTTATCTGAAGAATTCACATGCTAATATTCGAGCCAAAGCTGCAGAAGTCGTATCCACCATTGTACAAAATAATCCCCGGAGTCAACAGTTGGTTATGGAAGCAAATGGCTTAGAGCCTCTCCTTTCCAATTTTGCCTCTGACCCTGATGTAACTGTTCGAACCAAAGCACTTGGTGCAATATCTT CCTTGATCCGCCACAACAAACCCGGTATTGCTGCATTTCGACTTGCAAATGGTTATGCAGCCTTGAGAGATGCTGTGGGAGCTGATAGTGCAAGATTTCAAAG GAAAGCCTTGAACTTGATTCAATATCTACTGCATGAAAATCATTCAGATTGCAATGTTGTAAACGAGCTGGGGCTCCCTCGTGTAATGTTGCATCTTGCCTCGAGTGAGGATGCAGAAGTAAGAGAAGCTGCTCTTCGTGGTCTCCTTGAGATTGCCCGGGACAAGACAGGTGGGAGTAATGGTGGTTTAGGTGAAGAAGATGAGAAGCTGAAGCAAATTCTCGAGGAACGAATTAAAGGTATCAGCTTGATGTCTCCTGAAGACCTTGGGGCTGCTAGGGAGGAAAGGCAGCTTGTGGACTGTCTGTGGAGTACATGTTATAAGGAGCCTTCGTCCCTTCGAGAGAAGGGACTTTTATCACTTCCTGGTGAAGATGACCCTCCACCTGATGTTGCCAGCAAGCATTTTGAGCCTCCTCTCAGAGGTTGGGCTGCAAATCATACTGGCGATTCAAAGCCCAGTGTGAAAAAGCAGGAGGCTCCTCTATTATTAGGACCAATCCCTCCAAACTGA